The Lycium barbarum isolate Lr01 chromosome 9, ASM1917538v2, whole genome shotgun sequence genome has a segment encoding these proteins:
- the LOC132611467 gene encoding phospholipase A1-Igamma1, chloroplastic, translating to MKAIHHPHRLLATHIHQHNQQLNKNRVPMVYAYQDVKTSKKSNRLGETLSNLLNIQKPYQKINPPSTHDSNWNTLNIHEDKANTPTMSPKEDISDRWRDIHGVQEWEGLLDPLHPLLRREIVKYGEFAQATYDALDFDSFSEYCGSCMYNTHKLFDKLGLSKSGYKVTKYIYAMSHIDMPQWLERSRLTYTWSKDSNWIGFVAVSDDEESRRIGRRDIVVAWRGTVTPSEWYENMQRKLEPIGHMDSKVEHGFLSIYTSKSDSTRYNKSSASEQVMKELKSLVDFYKSKGEEVSLTITGHSLGGALALLNAYESAANFPKHPISVISFASPRVGNIAFRDELYQMGVKILRVTVKQDLVPRMPGIVLNESLQKFDDFTGSLEWIYTHVGAELKLDVRSSPYLKRGFNFIGIHMLETYLHLVDGFVSASSTFRSNAKRDVALVNKACDMLVDELRIPTCWYQLAHKGLECNSYGRWVRPKRDPEDIPSPTREEQSHGELVLQEISYGF from the coding sequence ATGAAAGCAATCCACCACCCCCACCGCCTCCTTGCCACACATATCCACCAACACAACCAACAACTAAACAAAAATAGAGTTCCTATGGTCTATGCCTACCAAGATGTTAAAACCTCAAAGAAATCAAATAGACTTGGTGAAACATTGTCAAACCTTCTAAACATTCAAAAACCATACCAAAAGATTAATCCTCCTAGTACTCATGATTCTAATTGGAACACTTTAAACATTCATGAAGACAAGGCCAACACACCTACCATGTCCCCTAAAGAGGATATATCTGATCGATGGCGCGACATTCACGGTGTTCAAGAATGGGAAGGTCTTCTTGATCCACTCCACCCATTGCTTCGTCGTGAAATCGTCAAATATGGTGAATTTGCTCAAGCAACTTATGATGCATTAGATTTCGACTCATTCTCGGAGTATTGTGGAAGTTGCATGTACAATACTCACAAATTGTTTGACAAGTTAGGCCTTAGCAAGAGTGGCTACAAAGTTACCAAGTACATCTATGCTATGTCACACATTGATATGCCTCAATGGCTTGAAAGATCAAGATTGACATATACATGGAGCAAAGATTCAAATTGGATTGGTTTTGTGGCGGTGAGTGACGATGAAGAATCGCGACGAATTGGGAGGAGAGACATTGTTGTGGCATGGAGAGGCACTGTGACACCTTCAGAATGGTACGAAAATATGCAGAGGAAATTAGAGCCAATTGGGCATATGGACTCAAAAGTTGAACATGGTTTTCTTAGTATTTACACATCTAAGAGTGATTCAACTAGATACAACAAATCAAGTGCCTCAGAACAAGTCATGAAAGAATTGAAATCATTGGTGGATTTTTACAAAAGCAAAGGTGAAGAAGTTAGCCTCACAATAACAGGACATAGCCTGGGGGGTGCACTGGCTCTCTTAAATGCTTATGAATCAGCAGCAAATTTTCCAAAACATCCAATTAGTGTTATTTCATTTGCATCCCCAAGAGTTGGAAATATTGCATTTCGAGACGAGCTTTACCAAATGGGAGTCAAAATTTTACGCGTTACAGTGAAACAAGATTTAGTCCCTCGAATGCCTGGAATAGTTCTGAATGAAAGTTTACAAAAATTCGACGATTTTACCGGGTCATTAGAGTGGATTTACACACATGTTGGTGCTGAATTGAAGCTTGATGTTAGGTCTTCACCTTATTTGAAAAGAGGGTTTAATTTCATAGGGATTCATATGCTTGAGACATACCTTCATTTAGTAGATGGTTTTGTTAGTGCTAGTTCAACTTTTAGGTCTAATGCTAAAAGGGATGTGGCTCTAGTGAATAAGGCCTGTGATATGCTTGTAGATGAGTTGAGGATTCCTACTTGTTGGTACCAATTGGCCCACAAGGGGTTAGAGTGTAATTCTTATGGTAGGTGGGTAAGGCCCAAAAGAGATCCAGAAGATATTCCTTCACCTACTAGGGAAGAACAGAGTCATGGTGAACTTGTATTGCAAGAAATTAGTTATGGATTTTGA